From Bacillus sp. FSL K6-3431, the proteins below share one genomic window:
- a CDS encoding NUDIX hydrolase, whose product MNFKLSISVKGIIFNDNKVLLLKNERNEWELPGGRLEKDEKPESCVIRETQEELGVKCDIKEIIDSWVYEVFEGKFVFIVTYLLKCYDFSRISISEEHLEYKWFPVEVVENIYMPKGYKNSIRKAILGI is encoded by the coding sequence TTGAATTTTAAATTATCTATTTCAGTTAAAGGAATTATTTTTAACGATAACAAAGTTTTATTATTAAAAAATGAGAGAAATGAATGGGAATTACCAGGAGGAAGGCTCGAAAAAGATGAAAAACCAGAAAGTTGTGTAATAAGAGAAACACAAGAAGAGCTTGGTGTAAAATGTGATATTAAGGAGATTATTGATTCGTGGGTATATGAAGTATTTGAAGGGAAGTTTGTATTTATCGTCACATATCTATTAAAATGTTATGATTTTTCAAGAATATCGATTAGTGAGGAACATTTAGAATACAAATGGTTTCCAGTAGAAGTAGTTGAAAATATCTATATGCCTAAAGGGTATAAAAACTCAATAAGAAAAGCAATTCTTGGTATTTGA
- a CDS encoding YbaK/EbsC family protein codes for MGCSKVKLASPTEVQKVTGFEVGSVRMIRLDLPCVLDKGLFNYDFVYGGTGQLTFKIEPQA; via the coding sequence ATAGGGTGTTCTAAAGTAAAATTAGCATCTCCAACGGAAGTTCAAAAAGTAACAGGTTTTGAGGTAGGAAGTGTTCGTATGATCAGACTTGATTTACCTTGTGTGCTAGACAAAGGACTTTTCAACTATGATTTTGTTTACGGAGGAACAGGACAACTAACATTTAAAATTGAACCACAAGCATAA
- a CDS encoding carbonate dehydratase: MVEKKGSNSTSYNHSHCFEPFISPNPITSFNPVQRFPKIHKTAFVSQFSSVIGDVTIRNNVYVAPNVSIRADEGTPFYIGSNTNIQDGVILHGLLNRRISVGGKRYSIFIGNEVTIAHGALVHGPCYIADKVFVGFNAIVYNAIVGKNSFISYTAVVTNGVRIPPNRFVPPGANIDSQEKADALLPVPEDSKEFAREVQRVNQEFPASYHLLFGKNRCSCGIAYD, translated from the coding sequence TTGGTAGAAAAAAAAGGATCAAACTCTACTTCTTATAACCATTCTCACTGTTTTGAACCATTCATTAGTCCCAACCCTATAACTTCATTTAATCCTGTTCAACGTTTTCCTAAAATTCACAAAACAGCATTTGTAAGTCAGTTTTCTAGTGTCATAGGTGATGTTACCATTAGAAACAATGTTTATGTAGCTCCTAATGTAAGTATACGTGCGGATGAAGGAACCCCTTTTTATATAGGTTCTAATACAAATATCCAGGACGGAGTAATTTTACATGGTTTATTAAATAGAAGGATTTCAGTTGGGGGAAAAAGGTATTCTATATTTATTGGAAATGAAGTGACCATCGCTCATGGAGCCCTTGTCCATGGTCCTTGTTATATAGCAGACAAAGTATTTGTTGGTTTTAATGCTATTGTTTATAATGCAATTGTCGGGAAAAACTCGTTTATTTCCTATACTGCAGTAGTAACAAATGGCGTTAGAATTCCGCCAAATAGATTCGTACCACCTGGAGCTAATATTGATTCTCAAGAGAAGGCGGACGCACTTTTGCCTGTACCAGAGGATAGTAAGGAATTTGCACGTGAAGTTCAACGTGTCAATCAGGAATTCCCCGCATCTTATCATTTGTTATTTGGGAAAAATCGTTGCTCCTGTGGAATTGCCTATGACTAA
- a CDS encoding phosphotransferase, with amino-acid sequence MQAIEKWLNHLPKTEEHYGVIHFDFELDNVIWAEDHYEMIDFEQCSYYWFTADLAFALRDLFEDGCDFSHPHFQSFLKGYQVEKEISENYVEEIPEFLRFHRLFIFATILKALDVNMETNQQNSWLMKLTQRLENYRSTIYYKKRE; translated from the coding sequence CTGCAAGCCATTGAAAAATGGTTGAATCATCTTCCAAAAACGGAAGAACACTATGGAGTTATTCATTTTGACTTCGAACTTGATAATGTGATATGGGCAGAGGATCATTACGAAATGATAGATTTTGAACAATGTTCCTATTACTGGTTTACCGCGGATCTCGCATTCGCCTTAAGAGATTTATTTGAAGATGGATGCGATTTTTCCCATCCTCATTTTCAATCGTTTCTAAAGGGATATCAAGTTGAAAAGGAGATCTCTGAAAATTATGTAGAAGAGATCCCAGAGTTCCTCAGATTTCATCGTCTATTTATCTTCGCGACAATATTGAAAGCATTAGATGTGAATATGGAAACTAATCAACAAAATTCGTGGCTTATGAAACTTACACAAAGATTAGAAAATTATCGAAGTACCATATATTACAAAAAAAGGGAATGA
- a CDS encoding GNAT family N-acetyltransferase, giving the protein MIYVSKLVFREGTAGVPADSVEELFEDAGWARNTPVWQKEKFSLIFKNSTWAFTVWDNIKMVGMIRVISDQIIAVNMMDLVILSKYRGKDIGKKLVELCVQKLSHGDWFAHTSSNNFIFYEKCGFKVMDLSKNGEGTSLHHFVLALS; this is encoded by the coding sequence ATTATCTATGTATCCAAATTAGTTTTTAGAGAAGGTACAGCGGGGGTTCCCGCAGACAGCGTGGAAGAACTTTTTGAAGATGCAGGATGGGCAAGAAATACTCCAGTTTGGCAAAAAGAAAAGTTTTCGCTGATTTTCAAAAATTCCACTTGGGCGTTTACTGTTTGGGATAATATCAAAATGGTTGGTATGATCAGGGTAATTTCAGACCAGATAATAGCTGTTAACATGATGGATTTGGTTATTCTATCAAAATATCGTGGAAAAGATATTGGGAAAAAGCTAGTTGAGCTATGTGTTCAAAAACTCTCTCACGGTGATTGGTTTGCTCATACATCTTCTAATAATTTTATTTTCTATGAAAAGTGTGGGTTTAAAGTAATGGACCTATCAAAAAATGGTGAAGGTACAAGTCTCCACCATTTTGTATTGGCTTTAAGTTAA
- a CDS encoding maltose acetyltransferase domain-containing protein, translating into MKSEKENVKSRTLYKLGQRERAKDLLFEFNNIKPSKLYERNQIIQKIFHSLGENAWIESPFNCDFGYNITFGDNFYANTNCTILDCAKVTIGNNVLRLVQMLVCIHQIMQLMQMSVK; encoded by the coding sequence ATGAAATCTGAAAAAGAAAATGTTAAATCAAGAACACTATATAAGTTGGGACAAAGAGAAAGAGCCAAAGATTTGTTATTTGAATTTAATAACATAAAACCATCAAAACTCTATGAGAGAAATCAAATCATTCAAAAAATATTTCATTCACTAGGAGAAAATGCATGGATTGAATCACCTTTTAACTGTGATTTTGGTTATAACATTACATTTGGGGATAATTTCTACGCAAACACAAATTGTACAATTTTGGATTGTGCAAAGGTTACTATTGGAAACAATGTGTTGAGATTGGTCCAAATGTTAGTTTGTATACACCAAATCATGCAATTGATGCAGATGAGCGTAAAGTAG
- a CDS encoding HAD family hydrolase, translating into MIKAILFDFDGTLLNRDESVKKFVDGQYERLHKWLGHIPKEYYTTRFIELDSHGYVWKDKVYQQLVDELDITGINWADFLQDYKSQFKNSCVPFPYLLSMLEELSSNKLTLGMITNGYGQFQMDNIKALGIERYFDIILISEWEGIKKPDPQIFNRALKQLDVSANQSVFVGDHPENDVRASKYAGMKSIWKRDFQWDTVDADFIVDDLAELPTIIKNINTENVLYNRCDA; encoded by the coding sequence TTGATTAAGGCTATCCTATTTGATTTTGATGGAACCTTATTAAATCGAGATGAATCAGTAAAGAAATTTGTTGACGGGCAATACGAGCGATTGCATAAATGGCTAGGTCATATTCCAAAAGAATATTATACTACAAGATTCATAGAGCTAGATAGCCATGGATATGTTTGGAAAGATAAAGTGTATCAACAATTAGTCGATGAACTTGATATTACAGGGATAAATTGGGCAGATTTTCTTCAAGATTATAAAAGCCAATTTAAAAATAGCTGTGTTCCATTTCCTTATCTTCTCAGTATGTTAGAAGAATTGAGCAGTAATAAGCTTACTTTAGGAATGATTACAAATGGATATGGACAGTTTCAGATGGATAATATAAAAGCTTTAGGGATCGAAAGGTATTTTGATATTATTCTAATATCTGAGTGGGAGGGAATAAAAAAACCTGACCCTCAAATATTTAACAGAGCATTGAAACAATTGGATGTCTCAGCTAATCAAAGCGTATTTGTTGGAGATCATCCAGAAAATGATGTAAGGGCATCCAAATATGCAGGGATGAAAAGTATTTGGAAAAGAGATTTTCAATGGGATACCGTCGATGCAGATTTCATTGTTGACGATTTGGCGGAACTACCAACCATCATAAAAAACATAAATACAGAAAATGTCTTGTATAACAGATGCGACGCTTGA
- a CDS encoding cytochrome P450 family protein: MNPTEPLTSSLFTKGFTENPYPAYAKLREEDPVSYVLLPDGQYAWMITRYEDALAALKDQRFIKDYTKLYEEDMEHADVFSQNMLFADLPDHKRLRGLVSKAFTPQIIAGMRDRIQEITDELLDKIAGKENVNLIDEFAFPLPIIVICEMLGIPTEDRDKFRIWSNSLIENPNGEPAEDVQQHMNEFVDYLGKRFAVVRENPGENLISKLIITEEQGDQLTEQELFGVVTLLIIAGHETTVNLIGNGVMALLEHPKQLQLLKSQPELIHTAIEEVLRYNDPVEFSTSRWAGENLEFKGKSIHKGDLVIVVLNSANHDPNHFKDPEIFDISREKSKHLAFGKGIHACLGAPLARLEAEIAINSFIQRYPNIKLNADKNDLEWRSGMIVRGVKELPVSL; encoded by the coding sequence ATGAATCCAACTGAACCATTAACATCCAGCTTATTCACAAAAGGTTTTACAGAAAATCCATATCCTGCTTATGCTAAGTTACGAGAAGAAGATCCTGTTTCCTATGTACTGCTTCCAGATGGTCAATATGCATGGATGATAACGCGATATGAAGATGCACTTGCAGCTTTAAAAGATCAAAGATTCATTAAAGATTATACAAAACTTTATGAAGAAGATATGGAACATGCTGATGTTTTTAGCCAAAACATGCTTTTTGCCGATCTACCTGATCATAAGCGATTGCGTGGGCTTGTTTCTAAAGCATTTACCCCACAAATAATTGCTGGAATGAGAGATCGTATCCAAGAAATTACTGACGAGCTTCTGGATAAAATTGCCGGGAAGGAAAATGTAAATCTAATAGATGAGTTCGCTTTCCCTTTGCCGATCATCGTCATTTGTGAAATGCTTGGAATACCAACAGAAGATCGTGACAAGTTTCGCATTTGGTCCAACTCGCTGATTGAAAATCCGAATGGAGAGCCTGCCGAAGATGTTCAACAACATATGAATGAGTTTGTAGATTATCTCGGAAAAAGATTCGCGGTTGTTCGGGAAAATCCAGGAGAAAACTTAATCAGTAAACTTATTATTACTGAAGAACAAGGGGATCAACTAACAGAGCAAGAGTTATTTGGCGTTGTCACACTTTTAATTATTGCTGGTCACGAAACGACAGTAAACTTGATTGGCAATGGTGTAATGGCTTTATTAGAACATCCTAAGCAACTTCAATTGCTAAAAAGTCAACCAGAATTAATACATACCGCTATTGAAGAAGTACTTCGTTACAATGATCCAGTTGAATTTAGTACCTCTCGCTGGGCAGGAGAAAATTTAGAGTTTAAAGGGAAATCAATCCATAAAGGTGATTTAGTTATTGTGGTCCTGAATTCAGCAAACCATGATCCAAATCATTTCAAGGACCCGGAAATCTTTGACATCAGCCGTGAAAAAAGTAAACATTTAGCCTTTGGAAAAGGGATTCACGCATGCCTAGGCGCACCCCTTGCTCGTTTAGAAGCTGAAATTGCAATTAATAGTTTTATCCAACGCTACCCTAATATTAAATTGAATGCTGATAAAAATGATCTTGAATGGAGATCAGGCATGATTGTTAGAGGCGTAAAAGAGCTACCAGTGTCGTTGTAA